From a single Gracilimonas sp. genomic region:
- the yajC gene encoding preprotein translocase subunit YajC: MHFLPLFLMGNPDDPNAGIINLVFLGAIFLVFYLFIIRPQSKRQKEIKEQVEGMKKGDKVVTSSGIIGIVDKIEENEFLLDIDSGTKLRMLKSAVTDVNPHKQDKD; this comes from the coding sequence ATGCATTTTTTACCACTTTTTTTAATGGGTAATCCTGATGACCCGAATGCCGGCATCATTAACCTGGTGTTTCTTGGTGCTATTTTCCTGGTATTTTACCTATTCATTATTCGCCCGCAAAGTAAACGACAAAAGGAAATTAAAGAGCAAGTTGAGGGCATGAAAAAGGGCGACAAAGTTGTTACGTCTTCAGGCATCATCGGTATTGTGGACAAAATCGAAGAGAATGAATTCCTGCTCGATATCGACAGCGGCACCAAACTTCGCATGTTGAAGTCGGCCGTAACCGATGTGAATCCACACAAACAGGATAAGGACTAA
- the ribB gene encoding 3,4-dihydroxy-2-butanone-4-phosphate synthase — translation MNQEFHFNTIPEAIEDIKNGKMVIVVDDEDRENEGDFLMAAEMVTTEAINLMVTHGRGLVCAPITKEKADKLHLRHMVQEGADPDEANFTISIDHKRQTTTGISAADRANTIRELASDDSKPVDFRRPGHVFPLLAAEGGVLRRAGHTEAAIDLARLAGLKPVGIICEIMKENGEMARVPDLIKMADEFEMKIITIKDLIAYRNENETLVHEVMDVNLPTMYGDFSLRAFKEKLTGDIHLALTKGSWTKEEPVLTRVHSSDLIGDIFGARNKDTSEQLHQAMLQVEREGKGVVLYMNRNQRGSVLVNQLKTLKALQQGKMDDNEEDISPRGDARDYGVGAQILRSLGIRKLKLMTNNPVKRIGIKSFGLEIVDQVPIEHNFDFSAQKYPFEKEEGNPDS, via the coding sequence ATGAATCAGGAATTTCACTTTAACACCATCCCCGAAGCCATTGAAGACATTAAAAATGGCAAAATGGTCATCGTTGTGGATGATGAAGACCGGGAGAATGAAGGTGATTTCCTGATGGCGGCCGAAATGGTTACCACCGAAGCCATTAACCTGATGGTAACCCACGGCCGTGGGCTGGTTTGTGCTCCCATCACCAAAGAAAAAGCCGATAAGCTGCATTTACGGCATATGGTGCAGGAGGGAGCCGATCCTGATGAAGCTAATTTCACCATCTCTATCGATCACAAACGGCAGACCACAACCGGAATTTCTGCTGCCGATCGCGCTAACACCATTCGTGAATTAGCCAGTGACGATTCTAAGCCGGTTGACTTCCGTCGCCCCGGACATGTTTTCCCGCTGCTTGCAGCAGAAGGCGGGGTTCTGCGAAGAGCCGGCCATACCGAAGCAGCCATCGACCTTGCCCGACTTGCCGGTTTAAAACCGGTGGGTATTATTTGTGAAATTATGAAGGAAAACGGTGAGATGGCCCGCGTTCCGGATCTCATCAAGATGGCCGATGAGTTTGAGATGAAGATCATCACGATAAAAGATCTTATCGCTTATCGTAACGAAAACGAGACGCTTGTCCACGAGGTGATGGATGTGAACCTGCCCACCATGTATGGCGATTTCAGCTTACGCGCTTTCAAAGAAAAGCTCACAGGCGATATTCACCTAGCCTTAACCAAAGGCAGCTGGACGAAAGAAGAACCGGTGCTTACCCGTGTTCACTCTTCCGATTTGATTGGGGATATTTTCGGAGCACGCAATAAAGATACCAGCGAACAGCTTCACCAGGCGATGCTTCAGGTAGAGCGTGAAGGAAAAGGTGTGGTTTTATACATGAACCGGAATCAACGCGGCTCTGTACTCGTAAATCAGCTGAAAACATTGAAAGCCTTACAGCAAGGCAAGATGGACGACAACGAAGAGGATATCTCCCCACGAGGTGATGCCCGGGATTACGGTGTCGGCGCTCAAATTCTTCGCTCACTCGGCATCCGTAAGCTGAAGCTGATGACGAATAATCCTGTAAAAAGAATTGGAATCAAAAGTTTTGGGCTCGAGATTGTAGATCAGGTTCCTATTGAGCACAACTTTGATTTCTCAGCTCAGAAGTATCCTTTCGAGAAAGAAGAAGGCAACCCAGATAGCTAA
- a CDS encoding signal peptidase II, with product MTRKKLLALLVPAVIVLVIDQITKWLIRTTPELQNKVLIDGWLQFYFTKNPGMALGIDVLSTPVISVIAILAVTGIMIYIIRHLEQASVGYLVCMGLIVGGAFGNITDRLFMGLIMDYGGVLEGHVVDFIYFSLQIGDWTVFPYIFNVADIAISCSIILLLIFNKRFFITQKAEDGSSEVPDDVTMDEPTKQEGII from the coding sequence TTGACCCGAAAAAAACTGCTCGCTTTATTAGTACCGGCTGTTATTGTGCTGGTTATTGACCAGATTACGAAATGGCTGATCCGGACTACCCCTGAATTGCAGAATAAAGTCCTTATAGACGGGTGGCTGCAATTCTATTTCACCAAGAATCCCGGGATGGCTCTGGGTATAGACGTACTCTCTACGCCCGTTATCAGTGTCATAGCAATTCTGGCCGTCACCGGAATTATGATATACATAATTCGACACCTCGAACAGGCGAGCGTCGGCTACCTGGTGTGTATGGGGCTGATAGTAGGGGGGGCTTTCGGCAATATCACCGACCGGCTCTTTATGGGGTTAATTATGGATTACGGTGGTGTGCTGGAAGGTCACGTGGTTGATTTTATTTACTTCTCCCTTCAAATCGGGGACTGGACTGTTTTCCCTTATATCTTTAACGTGGCCGATATCGCCATTTCCTGTTCCATCATCCTGCTACTGATATTCAACAAGCGCTTCTTTATTACACAAAAAGCAGAAGATGGGTCCTCCGAAGTACCGGATGATGTAACAATGGATGAGCCTACCAAACAGGAAGGGATTATTTAG
- a CDS encoding TraR/DksA C4-type zinc finger protein, protein MAKEESKNEERVSPYSDKELEYFREIIIKKMEEAEEELNALQRTLRESMENASDESAYSYHMADAGTDAQEREKTYMLFNRTRKFVKYLDDALKRIDNKTYGVCKVTGKKISKGRLEAVPHTQLSIEAKLKRR, encoded by the coding sequence ATGGCTAAAGAAGAATCAAAAAACGAAGAAAGAGTATCTCCCTACAGTGATAAAGAACTGGAGTACTTCCGTGAGATTATTATCAAGAAGATGGAAGAAGCTGAAGAAGAGCTGAATGCTCTGCAGCGAACCCTTCGCGAAAGCATGGAAAATGCCTCGGATGAATCGGCCTATTCTTACCATATGGCGGATGCCGGAACAGATGCTCAGGAGCGGGAAAAAACCTACATGCTCTTTAACCGGACCCGTAAGTTTGTAAAATATCTGGACGACGCCCTCAAGCGCATCGACAATAAAACATACGGCGTGTGTAAGGTAACCGGGAAGAAGATATCCAAAGGCCGGCTGGAAGCTGTGCCCCATACTCAGTTGAGTATCGAAGCAAAACTGAAACGCAGATAA
- the ileS gene encoding isoleucine--tRNA ligase, with amino-acid sequence MAKKFEEIKQLSFPKSEVETLNWWKDHKIFKKSLKTREDGIPYTFFEGPPTANGKPGIHHVMARTVKDMFCRYKTLKGFRVERKAGWDTHGLPVEIEVEKELGLEGRAQVEEYGIEKYNAKCRESVLKYKDLWDELTSRMAYWVDQDNPYVTFENNYIESVWWAFNKLFEKNLVYKGYKIQWYSPGSGTVLSSHEVSLGYKETQDPSIYVKFPVEGEENTYFLAWTTTPWTIVSNMALAVNPNLDYVKVGHFDETFIMAKDCVEEVLGEDYIIQEEMKGSMLLHRTYEPVFDFAFKEYDKSQAWRVIPAEYVTTEDGTGVVHTAPAFGADDFDSCQKSDIPMFNPIDRDGKFTEKAPDFQGQWFKEADKDIARAIKEKNLMYKHETMVHNYPFDWRKGTPLMSYPVESWFIETTKVKDRMVELNKQINWKPESTGTGRFGTWLENNVDWAVSRQRYWGTPIPIWVSDKNPEYVECIGSMAELREKAGLDEDAEIDLHRPYIDELTWEGPDGGTMRRIPDLLDVWFDSGAMPFAQWHYPFDNDHEFSYNYPADFIAEGVDQTRGWFYTLHALGTMLFNEQAYKNVVSNGLVLDENGEKMSKSKGNTVDPFEVIQEYGADTVRWYMMSNSSPWENLKFSDDGLKEVQRKFFNTIVNTYSFFAMYANIDGFTFSGTAIPIADRPEIDKWVISKLNSTVKLVEEYYEDYEPTKAARELESFVEELSNWYVRRNRRRFWKEGNTLDKTAAYQTLYECLSNLSKLISPIAPFIGEWLYQKLNSVTQQDEESVHIAFFPTVEETAINKALEHKMEMARLISYIVLRVRNQIEMNVRQPLSRIILPIKDESERQAIESVRDIILEEVNIKDIQFVDDDSGIVRKSAKPNYPVLGKRLGPKMKPVAARIGELTTEEITEFEKNGWIDLEVEGETIRIDSEGLEIIRTGLEGWTVETEGGLSVAVDTDLSEELIQEGIAREFVNRVQNMRKEANFDVTDRIAIGFTGADNIKEAVVSMSDYIKKETLAEEIQISELEVSDFTKSWEIGEEECTISIRRNINS; translated from the coding sequence ATGGCAAAAAAATTCGAAGAAATAAAGCAGTTAAGCTTTCCCAAATCAGAAGTTGAAACCCTGAATTGGTGGAAGGACCACAAGATTTTTAAAAAGAGCCTCAAGACTCGTGAGGATGGTATTCCCTATACCTTTTTTGAGGGGCCGCCCACAGCCAATGGCAAGCCGGGTATTCACCATGTGATGGCCCGTACGGTAAAGGATATGTTTTGCCGGTATAAAACATTGAAGGGCTTCAGGGTTGAACGAAAAGCGGGCTGGGATACGCACGGTTTACCCGTTGAGATTGAAGTTGAGAAAGAATTAGGGCTCGAAGGTCGCGCACAAGTTGAGGAATATGGCATCGAAAAATACAATGCCAAGTGCCGCGAAAGTGTGCTCAAATACAAGGATCTTTGGGATGAATTAACCTCCCGAATGGCTTATTGGGTAGATCAGGATAACCCGTATGTAACCTTCGAGAATAATTATATCGAGTCGGTTTGGTGGGCGTTTAATAAGCTCTTCGAAAAGAATTTAGTGTACAAGGGATATAAAATTCAGTGGTACTCACCCGGCAGTGGAACCGTACTTTCTTCCCACGAAGTAAGCTTGGGTTATAAGGAAACGCAGGACCCTTCTATCTACGTGAAGTTTCCGGTTGAAGGAGAAGAAAATACCTATTTCCTTGCTTGGACTACTACCCCTTGGACTATCGTATCAAACATGGCGCTTGCCGTGAATCCGAATCTGGATTATGTGAAAGTGGGGCATTTTGATGAGACTTTCATCATGGCCAAAGATTGTGTGGAAGAGGTTTTGGGTGAGGATTACATCATCCAGGAAGAAATGAAAGGTTCAATGCTGCTGCACCGCACTTATGAGCCTGTATTCGATTTTGCCTTCAAAGAATATGACAAGTCGCAGGCCTGGAGGGTGATTCCGGCTGAGTATGTGACAACCGAAGACGGCACCGGCGTGGTTCATACCGCACCTGCCTTTGGTGCTGATGACTTTGACTCGTGCCAGAAATCTGACATTCCGATGTTCAACCCGATTGACCGGGACGGTAAGTTCACCGAAAAAGCTCCTGATTTTCAGGGGCAGTGGTTTAAAGAAGCCGACAAAGATATTGCCCGGGCTATTAAGGAAAAGAACCTCATGTACAAGCATGAGACGATGGTCCACAATTATCCGTTCGACTGGAGAAAAGGAACCCCGTTGATGTCGTACCCGGTAGAATCCTGGTTTATCGAAACCACTAAGGTTAAAGACCGGATGGTTGAGCTGAACAAGCAAATCAACTGGAAGCCGGAAAGCACCGGAACCGGTCGTTTTGGAACCTGGTTGGAGAATAATGTGGACTGGGCCGTTTCTCGTCAGCGTTACTGGGGAACACCCATTCCGATTTGGGTGAGTGATAAAAATCCGGAGTATGTGGAATGTATTGGCAGTATGGCCGAGCTCCGTGAAAAAGCCGGTTTGGATGAAGATGCCGAAATCGATCTGCACCGTCCCTATATAGATGAGTTAACCTGGGAAGGCCCGGACGGCGGAACTATGCGTCGTATCCCTGACCTGCTGGATGTTTGGTTCGACTCCGGCGCCATGCCTTTTGCTCAGTGGCACTATCCTTTTGATAACGACCACGAATTCAGCTATAACTACCCGGCCGATTTTATCGCGGAAGGTGTAGATCAAACCCGTGGCTGGTTCTATACTTTGCACGCCCTGGGAACGATGCTGTTCAACGAGCAGGCGTATAAGAATGTAGTATCCAATGGACTGGTTCTCGACGAAAACGGTGAGAAAATGAGTAAATCGAAAGGAAATACGGTAGATCCTTTTGAGGTTATTCAGGAATATGGAGCCGATACCGTACGCTGGTATATGATGAGTAACTCTTCCCCGTGGGAGAATCTGAAGTTCAGTGATGACGGACTGAAAGAAGTTCAGCGGAAGTTTTTCAACACCATCGTAAACACCTATTCTTTCTTTGCGATGTATGCGAATATTGATGGGTTTACCTTCTCAGGAACGGCTATTCCTATTGCTGATCGCCCCGAAATTGACAAGTGGGTGATATCGAAGCTGAACTCAACCGTTAAGCTGGTTGAAGAATATTATGAAGACTACGAGCCGACCAAGGCTGCACGCGAACTGGAAAGTTTTGTGGAAGAGCTGAGTAACTGGTACGTGCGCAGGAACCGGCGGCGTTTCTGGAAAGAAGGAAACACGCTGGATAAAACAGCTGCCTATCAAACCTTATATGAATGCCTGAGCAACCTCAGCAAGCTGATCAGTCCTATTGCTCCATTTATTGGCGAGTGGTTGTATCAGAAGCTGAATAGCGTGACTCAGCAGGATGAGGAGTCGGTGCATATTGCCTTCTTCCCGACCGTGGAAGAGACAGCGATCAACAAGGCGCTGGAACATAAGATGGAAATGGCCCGGTTGATTTCCTATATCGTATTACGTGTACGTAACCAAATTGAGATGAATGTTCGTCAGCCACTTTCGCGAATTATCCTTCCTATAAAGGATGAAAGTGAACGGCAGGCCATTGAATCGGTTCGCGACATAATATTAGAAGAGGTAAACATTAAAGATATCCAGTTTGTGGATGACGATTCCGGAATTGTTCGGAAATCGGCGAAACCAAACTACCCGGTTCTGGGTAAGAGGTTGGGCCCAAAAATGAAGCCCGTAGCCGCCCGGATTGGAGAACTGACCACGGAAGAAATCACCGAGTTTGAAAAGAACGGATGGATTGATCTCGAAGTTGAAGGTGAAACCATTCGTATTGACTCAGAAGGATTAGAGATTATCCGCACCGGACTTGAGGGTTGGACGGTAGAAACTGAAGGTGGTTTAAGCGTTGCTGTAGATACGGACCTCAGTGAAGAACTGATTCAGGAGGGTATAGCCCGTGAATTTGTAAACCGTGTGCAGAATATGCGAAAAGAAGCGAACTTTGACGTGACGGATCGCATTGCGATTGGTTTTACCGGAGCAGACAATATTAAGGAGGCCGTTGTTTCTATGAGTGATTATATTAAGAAGGAAACACTGGCGGAAGAAATTCAAATCTCAGAGCTGGAAGTATCAGACTTCACCAAGAGCTGGGAAATTGGAGAGGAAGAGTGCACCATCTCCATCCGAAGAAATATTAATTCATAA
- a CDS encoding low molecular weight protein-tyrosine-phosphatase, translating to MGKNNSIIVTETYHRTISKENPYKLVFVCLGNICRSPTAEGIFIHKVREAGLENYFYIDSAGTAAYHVGEPANSKSQATANKHGIYLPSKARKFEYADLEEFDLILAMDSENFKNIKTLDRKNRFSDKIKMMREFDPNPGDGEVPDPYYGGLQGFENVFQVLNRSCEALLEELEPLIEK from the coding sequence TTGGGAAAAAATAATTCAATTATTGTGACTGAAACCTATCACCGAACCATTTCTAAAGAAAATCCTTATAAACTCGTTTTTGTGTGCCTGGGTAATATCTGCCGAAGTCCTACCGCCGAAGGCATCTTTATTCATAAAGTGAGGGAGGCCGGCTTGGAAAATTATTTCTATATCGATTCAGCCGGAACGGCCGCTTATCATGTAGGAGAGCCGGCTAACAGTAAGAGCCAGGCTACCGCAAATAAGCATGGAATTTACCTTCCCTCCAAAGCCCGAAAGTTTGAGTATGCCGACCTGGAAGAGTTTGACCTCATTTTGGCCATGGACTCCGAAAATTTCAAAAATATCAAAACCTTAGACCGAAAAAATCGATTTTCGGATAAAATAAAGATGATGCGCGAGTTTGATCCCAATCCCGGAGATGGAGAAGTACCCGACCCTTATTATGGCGGGCTGCAAGGATTCGAAAATGTATTCCAGGTGTTGAACCGAAGCTGCGAAGCCCTGCTTGAAGAATTAGAACCCCTCATCGAAAAATAA
- a CDS encoding fructosamine kinase family protein, translated as MLPEAIKEQIRQELNMEIQSLQSVHGGDINQAAKIVLDDEKELFVKWNNSAPENMFEAEAKGLQLLNSADTDLQIPSPVLVKEDFLVLDWVEEGGGKQHSAQDFGKELAKLHKQTADQFGLDHDNYIGKLPQSNTRHSNWPDFFALERIEPQVRMGVESGKLTRSILKNVEGMYKKLGSIFPTEKPSLLHGDLWSGNYMFTKSGQASIYDPAVYYGHREMDLAMTRLFGGFSANFYEGYNEEYPPEGGFDSRVTICNLYPILVHANLFGGSYCRQAENIINRYA; from the coding sequence ATGCTTCCCGAAGCTATCAAAGAACAAATCCGGCAAGAGCTGAACATGGAGATTCAATCTCTTCAGTCAGTTCATGGTGGCGATATCAATCAGGCTGCCAAAATTGTATTGGATGATGAGAAAGAATTGTTCGTAAAGTGGAATAATTCTGCTCCCGAAAATATGTTTGAAGCCGAGGCAAAAGGGCTTCAATTACTGAATTCAGCCGACACTGACCTTCAAATTCCTTCTCCGGTTTTAGTCAAAGAAGATTTTCTTGTTCTTGACTGGGTTGAGGAAGGTGGCGGAAAACAACACTCAGCCCAAGATTTCGGTAAAGAGCTGGCGAAGCTTCATAAACAAACCGCTGATCAGTTCGGGCTGGATCATGATAATTACATTGGCAAGCTACCTCAGTCTAATACCCGGCATTCCAACTGGCCCGACTTCTTTGCCCTGGAGCGGATTGAGCCCCAAGTGCGTATGGGCGTTGAGTCCGGCAAACTCACCCGGTCTATTCTGAAAAATGTGGAAGGGATGTATAAAAAACTCGGGTCTATATTTCCTACTGAAAAACCTTCACTGCTTCACGGAGACCTTTGGAGCGGAAACTACATGTTCACCAAAAGTGGACAAGCAAGCATCTATGATCCCGCCGTTTATTATGGCCACCGGGAAATGGACCTGGCTATGACTCGTCTTTTTGGTGGATTCTCAGCTAATTTCTACGAAGGATACAATGAAGAATACCCACCTGAGGGCGGCTTCGACAGCCGGGTTACCATCTGCAACCTGTACCCCATTTTAGTTCATGCCAATTTGTTTGGCGGAAGTTATTGTCGCCAGGCTGAGAACATCATCAACCGTTATGCCTGA
- a CDS encoding helical backbone metal receptor produces the protein MPDLPYTRIVSLVPSLTELLVELGLKDQLIGRTRFCVHPKEIKDIDIIGGTKNPNLEKIVELEPDFILANKEENRKEDIDLLDKYAKVRVTEIDSIQDAILEISSLGEVLGVKKQAGILVKKITALLNDRPAKPPLSVAYFIWKDPWVTVGNDTYIHDVLHKYGLDNVYGLHKRYPKTTLNQLSEHAPELIFLSSEPYPFKEKHIDEIKAVCPDSKVELINGEWFSWYGSRMTKAFSFLNEWRASL, from the coding sequence ATGCCTGATTTACCTTACACCCGCATTGTTTCACTGGTTCCAAGCCTAACCGAGCTCTTGGTTGAACTGGGATTAAAAGATCAGTTGATTGGTCGCACCCGGTTTTGTGTGCACCCCAAGGAGATTAAGGATATTGATATTATCGGGGGGACAAAGAATCCGAATCTTGAGAAAATTGTGGAGCTTGAGCCGGATTTCATCCTTGCAAACAAAGAGGAAAACCGAAAAGAAGACATCGATCTGCTCGACAAGTATGCTAAGGTTCGGGTTACAGAAATTGATTCTATTCAGGATGCCATTCTGGAAATAAGCTCACTGGGAGAAGTGCTTGGGGTTAAGAAACAGGCCGGAATACTTGTTAAGAAAATTACGGCTCTTTTAAATGATCGCCCTGCAAAACCTCCTCTTTCCGTAGCCTATTTCATTTGGAAAGACCCCTGGGTGACGGTTGGAAATGACACCTATATTCATGATGTGCTGCATAAATATGGGCTGGATAATGTGTACGGTCTTCATAAAAGATATCCCAAAACCACTCTCAATCAGCTTTCAGAACATGCTCCCGAACTAATCTTCCTCAGCAGCGAGCCCTATCCTTTTAAAGAAAAACACATCGATGAAATCAAAGCGGTTTGTCCTGATTCAAAAGTGGAACTCATTAACGGGGAATGGTTCAGCTGGTATGGCTCGCGAATGACAAAGGCGTTTTCTTTTCTAAATGAATGGCGGGCTTCCCTTTAG
- a CDS encoding prolyl oligopeptidase family serine peptidase has protein sequence MTTIRFSHTLLILIILMLTGCQTDKLERISYTSQVAGEERDFYLYLPNGYEVSDKNWPVMMFLHGNGERGNGKDELGFVLMHGPLKEAWIHKRDLPFIIISPQLHMFGMDESVSYLQNRDTTSIPKRMEEGIPERTPIAPTSETMNGDESELPDYITLPNGWERVEEDLIGMIDYVIENYRADSSRIYLTGLSYGGFGTWYLASAYPERFAAIAPVVGWGHPDLMAPVAEHEIPVWAFAGGRDPVVRASHFYPGLNRLEELGHTNVRFTNHEDLGHDTWKRVYRGGDLYTWFLTHHLNADSLDQ, from the coding sequence ATGACTACCATTCGTTTCTCCCACACCCTACTCATACTCATTATCCTCATGCTTACAGGCTGCCAGACCGATAAACTGGAACGCATTTCTTACACCAGTCAGGTTGCCGGCGAGGAACGGGACTTTTACCTGTATCTTCCTAACGGTTATGAAGTGTCAGACAAAAACTGGCCGGTAATGATGTTTCTTCATGGAAACGGAGAACGAGGCAATGGAAAAGATGAGCTCGGTTTTGTACTGATGCACGGCCCATTAAAAGAAGCATGGATTCATAAAAGAGACCTGCCATTTATTATCATTTCTCCACAACTGCATATGTTTGGGATGGATGAAAGCGTTTCATATCTGCAAAATCGTGATACCACTTCTATCCCAAAAAGAATGGAGGAAGGAATTCCCGAACGAACACCTATTGCACCTACTTCCGAGACTATGAATGGAGATGAAAGTGAGCTCCCCGATTATATTACTTTACCAAATGGCTGGGAGCGGGTAGAAGAGGATCTCATCGGGATGATTGACTATGTGATTGAAAATTACCGGGCAGATTCGAGTCGGATATATTTAACCGGCTTGAGCTACGGAGGCTTTGGCACCTGGTATTTGGCAAGTGCTTATCCCGAACGATTTGCTGCTATCGCTCCGGTAGTAGGTTGGGGACATCCCGATTTAATGGCTCCTGTCGCCGAACATGAAATACCGGTCTGGGCATTTGCCGGTGGAAGGGACCCGGTGGTTCGGGCATCACATTTTTACCCGGGATTGAACAGGCTGGAAGAGTTAGGGCACACGAATGTCCGGTTCACAAATCATGAAGACCTCGGGCATGACACCTGGAAGCGAGTTTATCGTGGGGGTGATTTGTACACCTGGTTTTTAACCCATCACCTTAATGCAGACTCTCTGGATCAATGA
- a CDS encoding DUF1801 domain-containing protein, giving the protein MNAAEDFILRHEGNQKEVMLYFHNLLTSFPTVSSAIKYRIPFYDQNTWVCYLNPLKNGKVSLCFLRGYELSNEQGLLESKGRKQVLSVDFGTVDEIPKDTIREIINEALFLDETVPYNPKGKRIQE; this is encoded by the coding sequence ATGAATGCGGCAGAAGATTTCATATTGCGGCATGAGGGAAATCAAAAAGAGGTCATGCTCTACTTCCACAACCTGTTAACTTCATTTCCCACGGTATCTTCTGCCATTAAATACCGCATTCCTTTTTACGACCAAAATACCTGGGTTTGCTACCTCAACCCTCTCAAGAATGGAAAAGTGTCGCTCTGTTTTCTTCGGGGATATGAACTTTCAAACGAACAAGGATTGCTGGAAAGCAAAGGACGTAAACAAGTACTGAGTGTAGATTTTGGAACGGTTGATGAAATTCCTAAAGACACCATCCGGGAAATCATCAACGAGGCTCTTTTTCTTGATGAAACGGTGCCTTACAATCCCAAAGGGAAGCGAATTCAAGAATAA
- a CDS encoding response regulator — MISRKVMIVEDDPLLSIVEKKLVTKLGYEVVGMARSGEEVLGIIADINPSILLMDIQLSGDLDGIETAKQLRSDQIDIPVIFLSGDDSPMVLNQAKDVDYIDFLLKPVTKSDLSNSLGKAENKINSKSQYAA; from the coding sequence GTGATTTCACGAAAGGTAATGATTGTTGAAGATGACCCGCTGCTATCTATAGTAGAGAAGAAGCTGGTTACCAAGCTTGGCTATGAAGTAGTTGGCATGGCCCGCAGTGGAGAAGAAGTCCTCGGGATCATCGCCGACATTAATCCTTCTATACTTTTGATGGACATTCAGCTTTCCGGTGACCTTGATGGCATTGAAACAGCAAAACAATTGCGTTCCGACCAAATTGATATCCCGGTAATTTTTCTTTCTGGCGATGACAGCCCGATGGTATTGAATCAAGCTAAAGATGTAGATTACATCGATTTTTTATTGAAGCCTGTAACCAAATCTGATCTGTCTAATTCACTTGGTAAAGCTGAGAACAAGATTAATTCAAAATCTCAGTACGCAGCATAA
- a CDS encoding YhdH/YhfP family quinone oxidoreductase → MSEEKFRAFYVEEKSKGEFVSSVTDVPRTFLPDHDVLIQVHYSSLNYKDALSASGNKGVTREYPHIPGIDASGVVLEDRSGAFSEGQKIVVTGRDLGSNTPGGFGELIRVPKDWVVELPAALNMEMAMKYGTAGFTAMYGVKRLQRELIKPEGGKVLVTGATGGVGSLAVFFLSQLGYEVVAATGKIDKEDFLKELGAAEVIHRDEVSGVNENFLLSSEWNGAIETVGGEMLDAVIRQTNHDGAVACCGNILGHELKTNIYPFILRGVSLLGIDSAICKMPMRLKIWNSIAGMNHGKLPDDLARIVGLENLKPEIEAILDGKQAGRVVVQHQTSG, encoded by the coding sequence ATGAGTGAAGAGAAATTCAGAGCATTTTATGTAGAAGAGAAATCGAAAGGGGAATTTGTGTCATCAGTAACGGACGTGCCACGCACCTTTTTGCCCGACCACGACGTGCTGATTCAAGTTCACTATTCATCACTTAATTATAAAGATGCCCTGTCAGCTTCGGGTAATAAAGGAGTGACCCGAGAATACCCACACATTCCCGGCATCGATGCTTCGGGTGTTGTTTTGGAAGATAGGTCCGGCGCGTTTTCCGAAGGACAAAAAATAGTGGTTACCGGTCGTGATTTAGGCTCCAATACCCCCGGTGGATTTGGAGAGCTTATTCGCGTGCCCAAAGATTGGGTAGTGGAGCTTCCGGCCGCTTTAAATATGGAAATGGCTATGAAGTATGGAACAGCCGGCTTTACTGCTATGTATGGGGTGAAGCGGCTGCAGCGCGAACTTATCAAGCCGGAGGGCGGAAAAGTACTCGTGACCGGAGCGACGGGTGGTGTGGGTTCACTTGCCGTTTTCTTTCTTTCACAATTAGGATATGAAGTTGTGGCAGCCACCGGTAAAATAGATAAAGAGGATTTTCTGAAAGAGCTTGGCGCGGCTGAAGTCATTCACCGGGATGAAGTTTCCGGGGTAAACGAGAATTTTTTGCTGAGCAGTGAATGGAATGGGGCTATAGAAACGGTTGGTGGGGAAATGCTGGATGCGGTGATCCGCCAAACCAATCATGACGGAGCGGTAGCCTGCTGTGGGAATATTTTGGGGCATGAACTGAAGACAAATATATACCCATTTATTCTGAGGGGGGTAAGCCTGTTGGGCATAGACTCCGCCATATGCAAAATGCCGATGCGGTTAAAAATTTGGAATAGCATCGCTGGAATGAACCACGGAAAACTACCGGATGATCTCGCCCGAATAGTCGGTCTGGAAAACCTTAAGCCCGAGATTGAAGCTATATTGGACGGGAAACAGGCCGGACGTGTAGTGGTGCAGCATCAAACCTCGGGATAA